From Pseudomonas sp. G.S.17, the proteins below share one genomic window:
- a CDS encoding uroporphyrinogen-III C-methyltransferase gives MSETVLPKDDSEPVLVNSTPTPDPIDAKRSGSRSNGLVILALLFGVAGIGVAGWGVWQLRAVQASHQVQRTQMLDLAAQTQTLQQHEQQLSTQLAQLPAAGELEERRRLVSQLQGDQQRLSQRLETVLGASRKDWRLAEAEHLLRLASLRLSALQDINSAEALVQGADEILREQDDPGSFAARDQLAKSLAALRSIDQPDRTGLFLQLAALRDQAAQLNELAPEYKDKGESLLALTAGDNQDSRWAQWWDEISHYIRIDFNADKNVRPLLAGQSLTQVRLALSLAIEQAQWAALNGEPQVYTRALVEARDVLLSNFNQDNSQVKSLSERLEAMRDQPVSVKTPDLAQSLSAVQAYLGRRHMATDAPAGSSSQPAETKQGISP, from the coding sequence GTGAGCGAAACAGTCTTGCCCAAAGATGATTCCGAACCGGTGCTGGTCAACTCCACGCCGACACCCGACCCGATTGACGCGAAGCGTTCCGGCAGCCGCAGCAATGGTCTGGTGATACTGGCTTTACTGTTTGGCGTGGCAGGCATTGGCGTAGCCGGTTGGGGCGTCTGGCAGCTGCGCGCGGTTCAGGCCAGTCATCAGGTGCAACGCACGCAAATGCTCGACCTCGCGGCCCAGACCCAGACCTTGCAACAGCACGAACAGCAGCTCTCGACGCAGCTGGCGCAACTGCCAGCCGCTGGCGAACTCGAAGAGCGCCGTCGTCTTGTCTCGCAATTGCAGGGCGATCAGCAGCGTTTGAGTCAGCGTCTGGAAACCGTTCTGGGCGCCAGCCGCAAAGACTGGCGACTGGCCGAAGCCGAACACTTGCTGCGTCTGGCCAGCCTGCGCTTGTCTGCTTTGCAGGACATCAACAGCGCTGAGGCGCTGGTGCAAGGTGCAGACGAAATCCTCCGCGAGCAAGACGATCCGGGCTCTTTCGCGGCACGCGATCAATTGGCGAAAAGCCTCGCGGCGCTGCGCAGTATCGACCAGCCGGACCGGACCGGCCTGTTCCTGCAACTGGCCGCGCTGCGCGATCAGGCCGCACAGCTCAACGAGCTGGCACCGGAATACAAGGACAAGGGCGAATCGCTGCTGGCCCTGACTGCCGGCGACAATCAAGACAGCCGCTGGGCGCAGTGGTGGGATGAAATCTCGCATTACATCCGTATCGACTTCAATGCCGACAAGAACGTACGTCCACTGCTGGCGGGGCAGAGCCTGACCCAGGTTCGTCTGGCGCTGAGTCTTGCTATTGAGCAGGCCCAATGGGCCGCGCTGAATGGCGAGCCACAGGTGTACACCCGAGCGCTGGTGGAAGCGCGGGACGTATTGCTGAGCAATTTCAATCAGGATAACTCGCAGGTCAAATCGCTCAGCGAACGCCTGGAAGCAATGCGCGACCAGCCCGTTTCGGTGAAGACGCCGGATCTGGCCCAGAGCCTGAGTGCGGTCCAGGCTTACCTTGGGCGTCGGCACATGGCGACTGATGCGCCTGCCGGTTCAAGCAGCCAACCTGCCGAAACCAAGCAGGGGATCAGCCCATGA
- the hemC gene encoding hydroxymethylbilane synthase has translation MSSREIRIATRKSALALWQAEYVKARLEQAHPGLIVTLVPMVSRGDKLLDSPLSKIGGKGLFVKELETALLEDTADIAVHSMKDVPMDFPPGLGLFCICEREDPRDAFVSNNFASLEQLPAGSIVGTSSLRRQAQLLARRPDLTIHFLRGNVNTRLAKLDAGEYDAIILAAAGLIRLGFEDRITASISVDDSLPAGGQGAVGIECRSADAQIHALLAPLHHADTAVRVIAERSLNKHLNGGCQVPIACYAVLEGDQIWLRGLVGDPSGAVLLHAEARAPQAQAQALGVQVADALLAQGAAKILKAVYGEADPE, from the coding sequence ATGTCCTCTCGCGAAATTCGCATTGCCACTCGCAAAAGTGCGCTAGCCCTCTGGCAGGCCGAATACGTCAAAGCCCGGTTGGAGCAGGCTCATCCCGGCTTGATCGTGACGCTGGTGCCCATGGTCAGCCGCGGCGACAAACTGCTCGATTCCCCGCTGTCGAAAATCGGCGGCAAAGGCCTGTTCGTCAAAGAGCTGGAGACCGCCTTGCTGGAAGATACGGCCGACATCGCCGTGCATTCCATGAAAGACGTGCCGATGGATTTTCCGCCGGGCCTGGGGCTGTTCTGCATCTGCGAGCGTGAAGACCCGCGCGACGCGTTCGTCTCCAACAACTTCGCCAGTCTTGAGCAGCTGCCTGCCGGCAGCATCGTCGGCACGTCGAGCCTGCGTCGTCAGGCGCAGCTGTTGGCGCGGCGTCCGGACCTGACCATTCATTTTCTGCGTGGCAACGTCAACACCCGGCTGGCCAAGCTCGATGCCGGTGAATATGACGCGATCATTCTTGCTGCCGCTGGCCTGATTCGTCTGGGTTTCGAAGACCGGATCACCGCCAGCATCAGCGTCGACGACAGCCTGCCAGCCGGTGGCCAAGGCGCGGTTGGCATCGAGTGCCGCAGCGCCGATGCGCAGATTCACGCCTTGCTCGCGCCGTTGCATCACGCGGACACCGCCGTGCGGGTCATTGCCGAGCGCTCCCTGAACAAACACCTCAATGGCGGTTGCCAGGTTCCCATCGCCTGTTATGCCGTGCTCGAAGGCGATCAGATCTGGTTGCGCGGCCTGGTCGGCGATCCTTCCGGCGCCGTGCTGCTGCACGCCGAGGCCCGCGCGCCACAGGCCCAGGCCCAGGCGTTGGGCGTGCAGGTCGCTGACGCATTGCTGGCTCAGGGTGCCGCGAAAATCCTCAAAGCCGTTTACGGCGAGGCGGACCCTGAATGA
- a CDS encoding uroporphyrinogen-III synthase → MTGWRLLLTRPAEESAALAQTLADLGIFSSSLPLLEIEPVPLSPAQRSILDDLDHYSAVIVVSKPAARLGLALLDELWPVPPIQPWFTVGEGTAQLLQEHNLDVSWPEQGDDSEALLDLPKLQHAVALPASRVLILRGEDGRELLAERLRQLGASVDYLPLYRRNLPQYSPSTLMQRVKAERLNALVVSSGQGFEHLRQLAGDAWPELAQLPLFVPSPRVAELATQAGARTVVNCRGANAAALLAALREQPGPVQIL, encoded by the coding sequence ATGACCGGCTGGCGACTGCTGCTGACCCGGCCGGCTGAAGAGTCGGCAGCGCTGGCGCAGACGCTCGCCGATCTCGGCATCTTCAGCAGCAGCCTGCCACTGCTTGAAATCGAACCTGTACCGCTCAGCCCCGCGCAGCGTTCGATACTCGATGATCTCGATCACTACAGCGCCGTCATTGTGGTCAGCAAACCCGCCGCACGCCTGGGCCTGGCATTGCTGGACGAGCTGTGGCCGGTGCCGCCGATCCAGCCATGGTTCACGGTCGGCGAGGGCACCGCGCAGCTGTTGCAGGAACATAATCTGGATGTCAGCTGGCCCGAACAGGGCGATGACAGCGAAGCCTTGCTAGATCTGCCCAAGCTGCAACACGCCGTCGCCTTGCCCGCAAGCCGTGTGCTAATCCTGCGTGGCGAAGACGGCCGTGAGCTTTTGGCCGAGCGTTTGCGGCAGCTGGGTGCTAGTGTCGACTACCTGCCGCTATACCGCCGCAACTTGCCGCAGTACTCACCGTCGACGCTCATGCAGCGTGTGAAGGCGGAACGCTTGAACGCGCTGGTGGTCAGCAGTGGACAGGGGTTTGAACACTTGCGTCAGTTGGCGGGCGACGCCTGGCCTGAATTGGCGCAGCTGCCTTTATTTGTACCGAGCCCTCGCGTCGCTGAACTGGCGACGCAGGCCGGGGCTCGAACAGTTGTGAATTGCCGGGGAGCGAATGCCGCGGCCTTACTGGCGGCGTTGCGGGAACAACCCGGACCCGTGCAGATTTTGTGA